In Haliscomenobacter hydrossis DSM 1100, the DNA window TCGTCATCATCGATGGAGAAACCAATTATGATCGGGGGCGTTTCACGCTTACCACCGAGTGTGGTTACCGCGATTTGTGCACCAAAGCAGCCATCGTAAACTGCGGTGACAAACTGCTCAACCAAAGCACCATCAACGGGCGCAACGATGTTTGGAGCTATACCTGTGGTACAGGTGTATTCGAATCTGAAGGTAACGATCGGGTATACAAAATCAAACTCGACAAGCCGACCAAACTATTTGTCGAAATGAACATCCTCAGCTCCGGCCAAGACCTGCAATTGACCCTGATCAAAGGAGAGATTTGTCCAGATCTTTACCGGGAAGTCCATTCCGTACCTGCTGAGTTTTGTTTGGGCAGAAGCCCGGAATCTGGTGCCAAAAGCAATCGCCGCACCATCCTGCAAGATCTTCCTGCTGGCACCTACTACATCGCTGTAGATGCCCGGATGGCCATGACGCAAGGCAATTACAACATCTTTTTCCAATGCGATCCAGTGCCTTGCGGCTTGAGTGTGGTGCCCAGTGTACTCGACTTTACGAGTGCTGGGGGGGCAAAAACCCTGACCATCAATACGTCCAGGGGCTTTAGTACTTATCCTACCCAAAGTTGGCTGGATTTGTCGCCTCGCTCAGCAAATACCGGGGGTACCACCAAAGTGAGTGTGCTGCGCAAAAGTGATTCCGGCAGCCGCCAGGAAAGCATCACCTTTACTTGTGGTACGGAAAGCCAGACGGTGCTGGTTACCCAAGCTGGCTCTTGCAAACCCAATGCCTTTTTCACGGTAAGCAAAAGTACCAACCAGGTCATCATCAGTGCTCCAGCTCAAGATAGCTCCACGTATTCCTGGAAATTCTCCAACGGCCAAACTTCCAATAAAGCCGTCGATACCATCGATTTGCTGGCAGGTGTCTACCGCCTTTGTTTGACGGTGACCAACAAATGTGGTACGGCTACCTCCTGCCAATTGGTTAGAGTAGCGGGTTTTGCCACGGCAAGTGACCTGTCGTCCCTGGAACGCCCCAAATTGTCTCAAGCGCGTTTGTACCCCAACCCTACCAACGGCGAGGCTTTTGTGGAATTCGACTTGCCACAAGCAGGACGGGCCCAAATTCAGGTGTTCGACCTGAGTGGCCGGGAAGTGAGCAAAGGGATGTCGCTGCAACTGGATAAAGGTGTCAACCAAACCAAATTGTCGGTCGATCCGCTGCAAAGAGGCGTTTACCTGGTGCGGGTGACGCTGGCAGAGGGGAGCTGGACGGAGAAGTTGGTGGTGGAATAAAGTATATGAGTGACGAGTGATTCGAATGACGAGTGACGAATTGTCGCCAGGGTTTGGCACGATTCGTCACTTGTCATTTTAAGGATTGGTTATTGCTTCAACACCCGCAACAGTTCCCTTTTTTCTCCACTTTTCCATTCGAGGATATACCAGCCGCGAGGCAGCAAACGCAAGTCCAAACTTTGCTGGCTGGCATACGGGGCCATGTTAAAAGTTTGTAAGGTTTGCCCGTTTATGTTGCGCAATCGCAATTTTTCTCTGCTCTAATTCACCTACATCCTGAAAATATATAATCAGGTGAATCAGAGCAGAGACCTACAGCAATTTTAGGTTTATCGGGTTTTTATGACTTTAACCGTTTGCATAATGTACCCATCGGGAGCTACACATTGTAAGAAATACATGCCAGGTGCTAGCGAAGCGGTAGAAAGTTTAGTGCTATTGAATCCAGGATTGACCTGTTGTGAAATTTGTTTTACAACCGATCCCAAATTATCCACCAACTGCAATTTCCAGATTTCTGCGCCCTCTGCCTGGAATTGCAAAGTTAGCTCATCTTGAACCGGGTTAGGGAATGCAAACATGGCTACAGATCGTTGTAACTTTTTAGCCACTTTATGCTCATTTTGAGCAGGGATTTGTAATATCTCAGCAACTACATTGGTATCCGGGAATGGTAGATTTGCGCCAAGGGTATCGGTTACTGCGGAGATGTAAACTCGATCATCAAACGTAGTGGTGTTGATAAAATCCATCAAGCCGATAGTACGTGTTTTAGTAGGCCCATTCATTTCTCCTCCAAAAAACAGCACATTTTCAGAAAGCATCATTTGTGATACTGTCTCGCCATCAGGAGTACCGAATGTATCAATCTGGACAAGAACCCCACTTGTATCAAATTTTAAGATTGCGATGTCCTCTTGACCTTTGCTCTGCAATTTATGCCCATAAAATTTAAGGCTATCCCGATAGGTTAAACCTAAGAACAATCCTTTGCGATTGCCATTTGAAAAAGCAACTTTATTCAGTTCAATTGTAGGGGTTGCTATTTTCTTAGCCCATTTTAATACACCTTGAGTCGATAGGCTTATCACGGATACCTGATTTCCAGCGGTTGCGGTAAGGCTGGCACCAGCATGCCATACTGAGTCAATGCCGTTGATCAATAACCCAATTTGACTGGTGTCTGCATCATAGGCTATTCCCTTTAAATTTACTGG includes these proteins:
- a CDS encoding T9SS type A sorting domain-containing protein codes for the protein MRNKLSTLFTLVLLLSSQIWALAQTIREIEINPANPVAGQSFTVTLKGDFPSACYSLNYVNATISAGNYLDLNIQVNQSAGPCAAVVTPFTFTRTFHGGLNTPGFYCLRFFGGLNVNTSDSKCFNVLPPPHYGTICNVSFPTIYCGSTVSGNNNFEPNRLTYYECEYGDRELKSGEKVYRLEVDRYTEVRLDMKILDNVDLDMFLIKEVCKPNQPYYKVKPYDCLAQAKINPVNSKERNIEINLEVGSYLVIIDGETNYDRGRFTLTTECGYRDLCTKAAIVNCGDKLLNQSTINGRNDVWSYTCGTGVFESEGNDRVYKIKLDKPTKLFVEMNILSSGQDLQLTLIKGEICPDLYREVHSVPAEFCLGRSPESGAKSNRRTILQDLPAGTYYIAVDARMAMTQGNYNIFFQCDPVPCGLSVVPSVLDFTSAGGAKTLTINTSRGFSTYPTQSWLDLSPRSANTGGTTKVSVLRKSDSGSRQESITFTCGTESQTVLVTQAGSCKPNAFFTVSKSTNQVIISAPAQDSSTYSWKFSNGQTSNKAVDTIDLLAGVYRLCLTVTNKCGTATSCQLVRVAGFATASDLSSLERPKLSQARLYPNPTNGEAFVEFDLPQAGRAQIQVFDLSGREVSKGMSLQLDKGVNQTKLSVDPLQRGVYLVRVTLAEGSWTEKLVVE